TGGCGTGGGTGGTGTCGCGGCGGGCTGGGTCGAGCCAAATGCCGGTGTGGGTGGTGTCAGTGGGGAGGGGAGTGTCTTCGGCTAGTCCTGTGTGTGCTTCGGCGTGGGGGAAGTGACGCAGGTTGAGGGCGGCTAGGGCTGCGGTGGCGGGGTCGGCGTCGATGGCGGTGACGGCGATGCCCAGGCTGGCGAAGGTCATAGCGTCGGAGCCGATGCCGCAGCCGAGGTCGTGGATGTGGTGGATATTGGCGCGTACGTAGCGGTGTGCGTGGTGTGCGGCGATTTCTAGGCGAGTGGCTTGTTCGAGTGCGTCGGGGGTGAAGAGCATGCCGTCGGCGAATTCGCCGAATTTGTCGGCTGCTTTGGCGCGTAGGCGGGATTGGGTGAGTGCGGCGGCGATGAGGTCGGCGGGGTAGCCGGCGTTGCGTAGTTCGGTGTTGAGTGCGGCGGCGTGGGTTTCGTCGTATGGGGGGAGGGCGGCCAGCAGGCTCCATCCTTGGGGTGAGGCGAGTTGGTGCACTGTGGCGAGGTCCATGTGCTCATCTTCTCGTGTTGTGTTGGGTTGGGCGATTTATGCACGTCGGGTTGGGTGTGGGGAATTATTTCTGGCACTCGAGTTGACCGAGTGCCAGACCAGGCCTAAATTCAGAGTTAGCACTCGTGATGTTCAAGTGCCAGCTTTGCGAGGGTGTGTGAGGTTCGCCGGTGGCGGTCCGGAGCAGCTCGCGGGTTGGCATGCATACGCGGGTACGGCGACCGGGGCTTGCGAGTTCGACCCCCGCGACGGCGTTCGCGCACCCGGCCTCCGACAATCATCGAACTTGCCCGCACTGGGTGTGGGCCCGATCGGAAGGTCGAGAACATGTCGGTTTCTCTTAAGCCGCTCGAAGACCGCATCGTCGTCAAGTCCAGCGAGGCGGAGCAGACCACGGCTTCCGGCCTGGTTATTCCGGACACCGCTAAAGAAAAGCCCCAGGAGGGCGAGGTCCTGGCTGTGGGCCCGGGCCGTTGGAACGAGAAGGGTGACGCTCGTCTTCCCCTCGACGTCAAGGTCGGTGACAAGGTCATCTACAGCAAGTACGGCGGCACCGAGATCAAGGTTGGTGGCGAGGAGTACTTGATCCTGTCGGCCCGCGACATTCTGGCCGTCGTCGCCTGATCCAGCGCAGTTCCGAGCACGGCGCGGGCCCATCGAGGCTCGCGTCGTGATCGCTATCCGCTTCCCTGTGTGGGGGCGGGGTATCTCGTCGTAGCAGCGCAAAGGTAAGGATTCTCATGGCTAAGACTCTTGAATTCAGTGACTCCGCGCGTAAGGCGTTGGAGCGGGGTGTGAACGCTCTTGCGGACACGGTCAAGGTCACGTTGGGCCCCAAGGGCCGCAACGTGGTTCTGGACAAGTCCTGGGGCGCTCCCACGATCACGAACGACGGTGTGACGATCGCTCGCGAGATTGAGCTGGAGGACTCGTACGAGAACCTCGGTGCTCAGCTGGCCAAAGAGGTCGCCACCAAGACGAACGACATCGCTGGTGATGGCACCACGACCGCAACGGTTTTGGCGCAGGCGATGGTGAACGAGGGCCTGCGTAACGTGGCTGCCGGCGCTGGCCCGGCTGCGTTGAAGCGCGGTATGGACAAGGCTGTGGCAGCGGTGAACGACCGCCTGCTCTCCAACGCCCGTGAGGTTGCCGGTAAGGACGAGGTTGCTCAGGTTGCATCCTTGTCTGCTCAGGACACCGAGATCGGTGGCCTGATCGGTGAAGCTTTCGACAAGGTCGGTAAAGACGGCGTGATCACGGTGGAGGAGTCGCAGACTTCTTCCACGGGCCTTGAGTTCACCGAAGGTATGCAGTTCGACAAGGGCTACCTCTCCCCGTACTTCGTGACGGACACCGAAAACATGGAGGCCGTCCTGGAGGACGCCTACGTGTTGGTTAACAGCGGCAAGATCTCTTCGGTGCAGGATTTGCTTCCGGTTCTGGAGAAGATCGCCCAGTCCAAGAAGCCGCTGCTCATCATCGCCGAGGACGTTGAGGGCGAAGCCCTGTCCACGCTGGTTGTTAACCGCATGCGTGAGATCCTGAAGGTCATTGCGGTTAAGGCCCCCGGCTTCGGTGACCGTCGTAAGGCCATGCTGCAGGACATCGCTACCTTGACGGGCGCGACGGTCATCAGCGAAGAGGTTGGTCTGCGTTTGGACCAGGCTGAGTTGGACATGCTCGGTACTGCTCGCCGCGTCGTTTCCACCAAGGACAACACCACCATCGTTGATGGTGGCGGCGCACAGGACGAGGTCGACGCTCGCGTTGCTCAGATCAAGGGCGAAATCGAGCACACGGACTCTGACTGGGACCGCGAGAAGCTGCAGGAGCGCCTGGCCAAGCTTGCTGGTGGCGTCTGCGTGATCCGCGTCGGTGCGTACACCGAGGTGGAGATGAAGGAAAAAAAGCACCGCATCGAAGACGCGATCGCCGCAACTCGCGCTGCGATCGAGGAGGGCATTGTCGCCGGTGGTGGCACGGCTCTGCTGCACGCTTCTGTTGCCATCGATGAGCTGGGTCTGAGCGGTGACGAGGCCACCGGCGCGAACATCGTGAAGAAGGCCACGGCTGAGCCGCTGCGCTGGATCGCTGAGAACGCAGGCCTGCAGGGCTACGTCGCTGTGGCGAAGGTCTCCGAGCTTCCGCTCGGCCAGGGCCTGAACGCTGCGACGGGCGAGTACGGCGAGCTCATCGGCAACGGCATCATCGACCCGGTGAAGGTTTCCCGCTCGGCGCTGCGTAACGCCGCATCGATTGCTTCCATGGTTCTTACCACCGACACGCTCGTGGTGGAGAAGAAGGAAGAAGAGCCCGAGACCCACGGCCATGGTCACGGCCACTGAGTGACGTGAACAGCTGGCTGCGAAGCTGGCTAATTCGTTAAAAAAGGGGCGGCCCCGCACCAGTGATGGTGCGGGGCCGCCCTTGTTGTAGTTGTGCACCTAAAGCACGAGGAACACAGCGCTCGCAAGGACGAACCCAACGACTGATTGGATGGTTTGTTGCAGGGTCCAGGTGCGCAGTGTTGTTGCAACGTCCATGTTCAGCAGTCGCCCAACGAGCCAGAATCCGGAGTCGTTGACGTGGCTACCGAAAACGGATCCGCTGGCTGTGGCTAGAGCGATGGCGACAACTTCTCCGGGGCTGTAGCCCGCTGCGGCAACAGACGGAGCCAAGAGTCCGGCGGTAGTGATGAGGGCGACGGTTGCTGATCCTTGGGCGATGCGCATGGCTACGGAGATGAGGTATGCCGCGATGATGAGGGGTAGGCCGAGGTTGGTTAGGGATTGGGACAAGGCGGCTCCGATTCCCGATTCGCGTAGGACGCCACCGAACATTCCGCCTGCACCGGTGATGAGGACGACTGAGCAGATAGGTCCTAGTGCTGAGTCGAGGAGTTTTTCTAGGGCGGTGCCGTCGTTGCCGCGGCGGTGGCCTAGCAGGATCAGTGCGGTCAGTACGGAGATGAGCAGTGCGATGGGGGAGGAGCCCAGTGTGGTGAGGGTGGGGTACCAGGCTGTTTTTTTGTCAACGAATCCTGCTGCGCGTAGATAGTCCAGTCCGGTGTTCATGAAGATGAGCAGCATTGGCAGCAGCAGAACGAACAGGACAGTGCGGACTCGGGGTGGGTTGGTGATGGAGGTGTTGGTTGTGTCGCCGAAAAGGGTGGTGGGTGCGGGGAAGGGGTAGGTGTGGGAGCAGATGCGTCCCCAGATGATTCCGGAGATGTACCAGGTGGGGATTGCTACGAGTAGTCCCAAGGCGAGGAGTAGGCCCAGGTCGGCCCCGTAGGTTTCGGATGCGGTAACTGGACCTGGGTGGGGTGGGACGAAGACGTGCATGACGGAGAAGGCAGCGATGGCGGGGATGGCGTAGTGGAGGATGGGGCGCTGAAGCTGGGTGGCGATGGCGAAGATGACTGGCAGCATGACGATGAGGCCAGCGTCGAAGAACATGGGGAAGCCCATGAGGAGTGAGGCGATGCCCAGGGCGGTGGGGGCGTGTTTTTCGCCGAAGAGGTGGACGAGTCGTTCGGCGAGGATGTGGGCGCCGCCGGAGTGTTCGACGAGTTTGCCGAGCATGGCGCCCAGGCCGACGAGAAGGGCAACGGAGCCGAGTGTTTTGGAGAAGCTTTCGGTCAGGGTGGGGATGATGTGGCTGGTGGGTATGCCGGTGGCGAAGGCGGTGAGGAGGCTGACGAGGATGAGGGTGAGGAATGCGTGGAGGCGGAATCCTATGACGAGGATGAGGATGACGGTGATGGCTGCGGCTGCGATGCCAAGTAGTGGCCCGGCGCTCATGGTCTGGGTCCAAGTGTTCATTGATGTTCCTTGGGCAAGGTGAGGTTTGGGTATTGGGTTCATTGTGGTGTGTGGGCATGAAAGGAGGGCGGTCTCGCTGGGTGTGCGGGACCGCCCTCGGTGGGTGTGGTTTTAGCTGGCGCGGCTGCGGCGGGCAGTGTTGCTGTGTTCTTCGCGTTGGGTTTCGGTGAGTCCTCCCCAGACGCCGTAGGGCTCGTTGACGTCGAGGGCGTGTTCGCGGCATTGGGGTTGTACAGGGCAGGAGGCGCAGATTTTTTGGGCTGCGTGGTCCCGGTTACGGCGGGCTGAGCCGCGTTCGCCTTCGGGGTGGAAAAAGATGGCGGGGTCGGCGTCGCGGCATGCGGCGTGCAGTTGCCAGTCCCATATGTCGGCGATGGGGCCGGGTAGGCGGGTCGCGTTGGTCATTGGTTTTCCTTGTGCGTTCTGGTGTGAGTCTGTGGGGGTGAGGCGGACGTTCCTTCGTGAGGTGGTGACGCCTGGGGCGAACGCTGTGGGTATGTGGTCGTGTGTGTGGGTCGCTTTTGAGTTTGATGCCTCAAATCATTATTCGGCAGGAGGCTGGATTTGGGCTGGGTAATTCAGTTGTGTCGGGTGCGAATTAGGTTTGCTTGAAGCTGTGGGTGGTGTGCGCTGTGTTGTGGACCTGTTCGGCGCGTCCGATATTCTTTTGAGTGGGTGTTGCACTGTCTTGGGGGTGTTGGTGTGACCTTCCGGCTTGTCCGTCGTGCCAGTGGCGGTGGGTCTCGATCGTCAGGAGCAGGCTTAGTGACCATTCCTTTTCGCGGAGCTCGGAAGAAAAATTCCGAGGCAGATGCTTCCCGGGCAGTAACGCCCTGGGGTGCTGCCGCGATGGGATCAACGGGCGAGGTTTCTCGCCTGACTGAGTTGGCGCTCGCTGCGAAGAGTGGGGCGGATTCCATTTCGCGGAACGAGTTAATGCGGATTGTGCGGGAGCGCTCGTTCCGGTATGCGCGTGCACGGCTCGGTCGTTTTCCTCGGGCAGCCAGTGCTTCTGAGGATGTTGCTCAGGAGGTGTGCGTGGCGGTTCTTATGTCGTTGGAGAAGTACGATCACCGCGGCGTGCCTTTTGAGGCGTTCATGTATTCCATCTGTTCACGCAAAGTGGCGGATGTTCAGCGTGTCTCTATGCGGCAGCCGGTTCCGACGGATGAGTTCCCGGACCGGGAAGATTTGGTTCCAGGGCCGGAGGAAACGGTTGTCACGGGCATTGATGCCCAGGAGGCGGGGGCGCTGATCAGTAAGCTCAAACCAGCGGACCAGGAGATTCTTCACCTGCGTATCGCTATGGGGTTGTCTGCCGAAGAAACGGCGAGATCTTTGGGGAAGACCGCGGGAGCGGTCAGGGTCGCGCAGCACCGGGCGATGAGTCGTTTGCGGGAGCTGTATGCGGCGCAGTTCGAGGAGGAACAGTGATAGCCGGGGGAGAAAGTCTCGACCTGGAACAGGTTCGAGCTGATGATGAGTTTTTGGATCGTCTCGCAAATCGTGAGTGTGCCTCTGATGAGGGTCTGGAAGCTTTGTTGGGGGCCTGGACGAGGGAGATTGACGAAGACGCAGACGAGATGGCGGGCACGCCACCTGCGTGGTGTGGCGAGCGGCTGTTGCCCAAGCCGCGGTCGTTGCGGGCCACACGTGTAGTTGCAGTAGCTGGGGCTGTTGTTGTGACGCTGTCTGGGGGGATGGCAGCGGTAGCGTTGAATGTTCCTACGCAGGGTTCTGCTGGGCCTTTGGGTGTGGTGCGTCAGGCAGTGCGGAGCATGCTGCCTGGTTCGGGGGATGCGGTGACTGTTCCTGATGGTTCTTCACCGGTGATTTCTGTGCCTAGTGCGGGTTCGTTGTCTATTTCGCCTATGCCGGGGCGGCCGTTGCTGGTTGTTCCTTCGGTGGGTATGCCAGGCATTCCGGGGGTGACGATGGGGGATCCCACTGGTTCGGGCAGTGTGATTTCTCCAGCTCAGCCTGGTGATGAGGGTGTGGGTCCGACTTCTGTTCCGTTGGTTCCTTCGCGTCCTGAGGATGGTTCGGCTAGCCGTCCTGGGGTGCCGTCGGATAGCGGTAAGGGCAAACCGGGCCCGACTAAGGAGCCTGCGCCTACGTCCAGTGATCGTCCGGACCCGAAGCCGACTAGTAGTGCACCTACTGCTACTCCTTCTGCCCCGCCGAAGGATTCGAGTTCGGTGACGACTCCAGGTGGGGTGGTGCCTTCGGGTACAACGTCATCGCATGAGCAGAGTTCTGTGCCTGCTCCTACCAGTGCTGTGTCTGAGAAGTCTTCGGGGGCGGCGTCTGCTCCGGTCACGGAGTCGGGGAAGTCTTCCACGGATGGGAAGGGCACCACTTCTGTCGAAGAGACACGGTGAGAACTACCATTAGGGAATGAGTTCCACGCCTCATTCGACTTCTGAGTTCGAGCAGTCTTGCGTCACGGATCCGTTCAGGAATTTGGGTCTGACTTTCGATGACGTTCTGCTGCTACCCGGCGAGACTGATGTGATCCCTTCTGAAGCGGATACGTCTACGCGTTTCAGCCGGAATATCACGCTGCGGGTGCCGTTGACGAGTGCGGCGATGGACACGGTCACCGAGTCGCGGATGGCGATCGCGATGGCTCGTCAGGGCGGGATTGGTGTTATTCACCGCAACCTGTCCATCGAGGATCAGGCGGTACAGGTTGACCGCGTGAAGCGTTCCGAGAACGGCATGATCACTGACCCGGTGACGGCTTCACCGGAGATGACGTTGGCTCAGGTGGATGCCCTGTGTGGCCAGTTCCGTATTTCTGGCCTGCCCGTGGTTGACGCTGATGGGAAGCTGGTTGGCATCATCACCAACCGTGACCTTCGCTTCGAGATGGACACGAGCCGTCGTGTGGCTGAAGTCATGACGAAGATGCCGCTGGTTACTGCGCCAGTGGGGGTTGATCGTGACGAGGCTTTGGCTCTGCTTGCGGCACACAAGATTGAAAAGTTGCCGCTGGTAGATGACACCGGCAAGCTGCGCGGCTTGATGACGGTGAAAGACTTCACTAAGACGGAGAAGTACCCCGACGCCACAAAAGATGATGGTGGGCGTCTTCGGGTCGCTGCCGCGGTGGGATTCTGGGGTGACTCTTGGGATCGTGCGATGGCTCTGGTGGATGCAGGTGTGGACGCACTGGTGGTGGACACCGCGAATGGTCACGCGCGTGGCGTGACTGACATGATTCGTCGTTTGAAGAAAGAAACCGCAGGTAAAGCTGTCGACGTGATTGGTGGCAACGTTGCCACGCGTGCGGGTGCGCAGGCACTAGTTGATGCTGGCGCCGATGCGATCAAGGTTGGTGTGGGGCCGGGGTCGATTTGTACAACACGCGTGGTTGCTGGGGTTGGCGTGCCGCAGGTGACCGCGATTTATGAGGCTTCGTTGGCAGCTAAAGCTGCCGGTGTGCCGGTGATTGGTGATGGTGGTCTGCAGTTTTCTGGCGACATCGGTAAAGCGATTGTTGCTGGTGCTGACACTGTCATGCTGGGTTCGCTGTTGGCTGGGTGTGAGGAAAGCCCTGGCGAATTGGTGTTTATTAACGGTAAGCAGTTTAAGAGCTACCGGGGTATGGGGTCGTTGGGTGCTATGCAGTCCCGTGGCCGTGCTAAGTCCTACAGCAAGGACCGCTACTTCCAGGGCGATGTCTCTGATGACGACAAGGTCATTCCGGAGGGAATTGAGGGGCAGGTTCCTTATCGTGGCCCGCTGGCCTCGGTCGCTTACCAGCTCATCGGTGGTCTGCGGCAAACAATGTTCTACGTCGGTGCCCGCTCTATCCCGCAGATGAAAGAACGCGGCCAGTTCGTCCGGATTACCTCGGCAGGGTTGAAGGAAAGCCACCCGCACGACATCCAGATGACGGTCGAAGCGCCGAACTATTCACGTCACTGACCGTTTCTTCCGCAGTAGGTAGACCGTTGCCTCACAGGGGCTGCGGCCTGCCTGCTGCTGTGTGTCAAGGCTGACGTGAACATCACCACTTCTGCGGGCTTGCTCAGCAGCAATGCCGCAGGAGTGCTGCAGCGGTTTCGTTGCCGTTCACGTGCATCGGAAGCGTTGTGTGCATGGCATTCAGCTCAGATACCGCCACATCTGACCGCCTAGTAGGACGGCTGTATAGTTACCGGCGGGGCGTGAGACGGGGGTCTTCACGAAAAGCTGCAACGGGCCTCCTCGACCTCGCCGGGACCCG
This region of Dermatophilus congolensis genomic DNA includes:
- the groES gene encoding co-chaperone GroES translates to MSVSLKPLEDRIVVKSSEAEQTTASGLVIPDTAKEKPQEGEVLAVGPGRWNEKGDARLPLDVKVGDKVIYSKYGGTEIKVGGEEYLILSARDILAVVA
- the groL gene encoding chaperonin GroEL (60 kDa chaperone family; promotes refolding of misfolded polypeptides especially under stressful conditions; forms two stacked rings of heptamers to form a barrel-shaped 14mer; ends can be capped by GroES; misfolded proteins enter the barrel where they are refolded when GroES binds), encoding MAKTLEFSDSARKALERGVNALADTVKVTLGPKGRNVVLDKSWGAPTITNDGVTIAREIELEDSYENLGAQLAKEVATKTNDIAGDGTTTATVLAQAMVNEGLRNVAAGAGPAALKRGMDKAVAAVNDRLLSNAREVAGKDEVAQVASLSAQDTEIGGLIGEAFDKVGKDGVITVEESQTSSTGLEFTEGMQFDKGYLSPYFVTDTENMEAVLEDAYVLVNSGKISSVQDLLPVLEKIAQSKKPLLIIAEDVEGEALSTLVVNRMREILKVIAVKAPGFGDRRKAMLQDIATLTGATVISEEVGLRLDQAELDMLGTARRVVSTKDNTTIVDGGGAQDEVDARVAQIKGEIEHTDSDWDREKLQERLAKLAGGVCVIRVGAYTEVEMKEKKHRIEDAIAATRAAIEEGIVAGGGTALLHASVAIDELGLSGDEATGANIVKKATAEPLRWIAENAGLQGYVAVAKVSELPLGQGLNAATGEYGELIGNGIIDPVKVSRSALRNAASIASMVLTTDTLVVEKKEEEPETHGHGHGH
- a CDS encoding GntP family permease translates to MNTWTQTMSAGPLLGIAAAAITVILILVIGFRLHAFLTLILVSLLTAFATGIPTSHIIPTLTESFSKTLGSVALLVGLGAMLGKLVEHSGGAHILAERLVHLFGEKHAPTALGIASLLMGFPMFFDAGLIVMLPVIFAIATQLQRPILHYAIPAIAAFSVMHVFVPPHPGPVTASETYGADLGLLLALGLLVAIPTWYISGIIWGRICSHTYPFPAPTTLFGDTTNTSITNPPRVRTVLFVLLLPMLLIFMNTGLDYLRAAGFVDKKTAWYPTLTTLGSSPIALLISVLTALILLGHRRGNDGTALEKLLDSALGPICSVVLITGAGGMFGGVLRESGIGAALSQSLTNLGLPLIIAAYLISVAMRIAQGSATVALITTAGLLAPSVAAAGYSPGEVVAIALATASGSVFGSHVNDSGFWLVGRLLNMDVATTLRTWTLQQTIQSVVGFVLASAVFLVL
- a CDS encoding WhiB family transcriptional regulator, with translation MTNATRLPGPIADIWDWQLHAACRDADPAIFFHPEGERGSARRNRDHAAQKICASCPVQPQCREHALDVNEPYGVWGGLTETQREEHSNTARRSRAS
- a CDS encoding sigma-70 family RNA polymerase sigma factor, whose product is MTIPFRGARKKNSEADASRAVTPWGAAAMGSTGEVSRLTELALAAKSGADSISRNELMRIVRERSFRYARARLGRFPRAASASEDVAQEVCVAVLMSLEKYDHRGVPFEAFMYSICSRKVADVQRVSMRQPVPTDEFPDREDLVPGPEETVVTGIDAQEAGALISKLKPADQEILHLRIAMGLSAEETARSLGKTAGAVRVAQHRAMSRLRELYAAQFEEEQ
- the guaB gene encoding IMP dehydrogenase, producing the protein MSSTPHSTSEFEQSCVTDPFRNLGLTFDDVLLLPGETDVIPSEADTSTRFSRNITLRVPLTSAAMDTVTESRMAIAMARQGGIGVIHRNLSIEDQAVQVDRVKRSENGMITDPVTASPEMTLAQVDALCGQFRISGLPVVDADGKLVGIITNRDLRFEMDTSRRVAEVMTKMPLVTAPVGVDRDEALALLAAHKIEKLPLVDDTGKLRGLMTVKDFTKTEKYPDATKDDGGRLRVAAAVGFWGDSWDRAMALVDAGVDALVVDTANGHARGVTDMIRRLKKETAGKAVDVIGGNVATRAGAQALVDAGADAIKVGVGPGSICTTRVVAGVGVPQVTAIYEASLAAKAAGVPVIGDGGLQFSGDIGKAIVAGADTVMLGSLLAGCEESPGELVFINGKQFKSYRGMGSLGAMQSRGRAKSYSKDRYFQGDVSDDDKVIPEGIEGQVPYRGPLASVAYQLIGGLRQTMFYVGARSIPQMKERGQFVRITSAGLKESHPHDIQMTVEAPNYSRH